One Bacteroidota bacterium DNA window includes the following coding sequences:
- a CDS encoding trypsin-like peptidase domain-containing protein encodes MTTRRVLYGFLLVALGLAVGLLAARWLWPGVSDEGPRPVVTVAPPPETVTLGRQAPYEEPLPRMPQLDVMDDLFQTVARRVTPTVVFIRVETRGRGDGFQPFQREPFRRSAGSGVVVSEEGFVLTNHHVVDDGDRIQVLFDDGREFDARLVGTDPSTDLAVIQLVDYDADNPVPVIALGDSDAVEVGQWVLAVGNPFRLRSTVTAGIVSALGRQVDIITDTFRIEDFIQTDAAINPGNSGGALVNLRGELVGIATAIATESGSYEGYGFAVPSNLAARVAQDLIATGEVQRGYLGVEIRPVTEADAEAVGLDRIAGVLIAGVASGGAADQAGLRRGDVLTAIDGVDLAAPNQFQSQIARRRPGDVIALDVWRRGRSLDLDVRLFGRDDAAFQAWMNDLGDDRGATPPSLPEGHPELPEGHPPLPEGHPEIGPAPDADGVPESVTLENWGVELRDLTARERDLYNVRSGAFIGGVSEGAAASLGGLPTGSVITSLEFEDGRPRRVRSAEQAAQALALAAMGAGEVLVEVRRPDGTVAFYELVLGEL; translated from the coding sequence ATGACGACGCGCCGCGTACTCTACGGATTCTTACTCGTGGCGCTTGGTCTGGCGGTGGGGCTTCTTGCAGCGCGGTGGCTCTGGCCTGGGGTTTCAGACGAGGGACCACGTCCGGTTGTCACGGTTGCACCGCCACCTGAGACGGTCACGCTCGGGCGGCAGGCCCCGTATGAGGAGCCGCTGCCGCGCATGCCGCAGCTCGATGTGATGGACGACTTGTTCCAGACCGTGGCGCGTCGGGTCACTCCCACGGTGGTATTCATTCGCGTAGAAACCCGCGGGCGCGGCGATGGCTTCCAGCCGTTCCAGCGCGAGCCATTTCGCCGGTCAGCGGGCTCCGGCGTCGTGGTCTCTGAAGAGGGCTTCGTCCTCACCAACCACCACGTAGTGGACGACGGTGACCGCATCCAGGTACTCTTCGATGACGGGCGCGAGTTTGACGCCCGCCTCGTCGGTACCGATCCGTCGACCGACCTCGCGGTGATTCAGCTGGTCGACTACGATGCAGACAATCCGGTGCCCGTCATCGCCCTGGGCGACAGCGACGCCGTCGAGGTGGGGCAGTGGGTGCTTGCTGTGGGCAACCCGTTCCGCCTCCGCTCGACCGTCACCGCAGGCATCGTCTCTGCGCTCGGGCGCCAAGTCGACATCATCACCGACACCTTCCGCATCGAGGATTTCATCCAGACGGATGCCGCCATCAATCCCGGGAACTCCGGCGGAGCCCTCGTGAACCTGCGCGGCGAACTCGTGGGCATTGCCACGGCGATCGCGACCGAGAGTGGTTCCTACGAAGGGTACGGGTTTGCCGTGCCGAGCAACCTGGCCGCGCGGGTCGCTCAAGACCTCATTGCCACGGGCGAAGTCCAACGCGGCTACCTGGGCGTCGAAATCCGCCCCGTCACGGAGGCTGACGCGGAGGCCGTCGGCCTTGACCGCATCGCGGGCGTGCTCATTGCGGGCGTGGCCTCAGGCGGGGCCGCCGACCAGGCAGGTCTGCGGCGCGGCGACGTATTGACCGCCATCGACGGGGTCGATCTCGCTGCGCCCAATCAGTTTCAGAGTCAGATCGCCCGCCGCCGCCCCGGCGATGTCATCGCGCTCGACGTGTGGCGCCGGGGGCGCTCGCTCGACCTCGACGTGCGCCTCTTCGGCCGGGACGATGCGGCCTTCCAAGCCTGGATGAATGACCTCGGCGACGACCGCGGTGCGACCCCGCCGTCGCTACCGGAAGGGCACCCTGAGCTGCCTGAGGGACACCCGCCTCTCCCTGAAGGGCATCCCGAGATCGGTCCGGCGCCCGATGCCGATGGCGTCCCGGAGTCGGTCACGTTGGAGAACTGGGGCGTGGAGCTTCGGGATCTTACGGCCCGCGAGCGCGACCTCTACAACGTCCGGAGCGGTGCCTTCATTGGCGGCGTGAGCGAGGGAGCGGCAGCATCCCTCGGTGGCCTGCCCACCGGCTCGGTCATCACCAGCCTTGAATTCGAAGACGGCCGGCCACGCCGCGTCCGCTCGGCGGAGCAGGCGGCACAGGCGCTGGCACTCGCTGCGATGGGAGCCGGCGAAGTGCTGGTAGAGGTACGGCGTCCCGATGGGACTGTGGCCTTCTACGAGCTCGTGCTAGGAGAGCTATGA
- a CDS encoding T9SS type A sorting domain-containing protein, with the protein MSTLRLVVACLALATLLLTAHPLVAQDSDPRPVVLTGAEVADLLGAAVTAPICYAHGAGAWAPCPIQVDERDWLDPAVAYPATISDADELFGGAAQLHYTAPQDYPHPGFDPVVPPDSDPTLDANDEIVTMLRFFGDRVDTVTDPPPFAPFQISEVAVEGRYVYLYVPTTPQSQAAGHDLVTYQFDLLAGDFPAAYNFEGDTRLPDAWAVGDHLAANPEYSRVETAHYATSFEDRWIQRELRLATTPVEERASVAYGPDLLDRVKYGSRPHLIGENGCERSIFSASARRGTLGIQKDGPVRALRFAQGFNSGGHNYVLHELYERVVVLRMAHQMHRTPGATMFFDYAPSTVGMTYYSNLQPTGVSIDGQPDRLPGNHYANDYLTWDMLIGPEGSLIGTWKADTNIDDLYPYSYYEDNVTPEVTQCTGDGGAYASSGNVYFVGEPDDGYLPWTDPPDVRSIDTEGELRYLHQIRRFVADGVQRTKTEADAVRAMLTAPPMPTVALVDAGGSIPVELARFDSVIDGTDVVLTWVTASETNNAGFAIERATNEWLEADVPGSFEEIAFVTGAGTASVPHAYAWRDETLAPTASHATYRLRQIDFDGAFALSPEVEVTLPAPSSLHLAAPYPNPVTDAATLAYALARAGQVRIDVFDGLGRLVATLAAERREAGRHQVTWEPNEQVGGIYLVRLSTPTGTAVQRLTLLR; encoded by the coding sequence ATGTCGACGCTTCGTCTAGTCGTTGCCTGTCTCGCGTTGGCAACGCTTTTGCTGACCGCACACCCCCTCGTGGCGCAGGACAGCGACCCGCGCCCCGTTGTGCTGACCGGCGCCGAGGTCGCCGACCTGCTCGGCGCGGCCGTCACGGCCCCGATCTGCTACGCGCACGGTGCGGGCGCTTGGGCCCCGTGCCCGATCCAGGTGGACGAGCGGGACTGGCTCGACCCGGCAGTCGCGTACCCTGCGACGATTTCGGATGCGGACGAGCTCTTTGGAGGGGCTGCGCAGCTCCACTACACGGCGCCTCAGGACTATCCGCATCCCGGCTTCGACCCGGTCGTCCCGCCGGACTCAGACCCGACCCTCGACGCCAACGACGAGATCGTGACCATGCTGCGGTTCTTTGGCGACCGCGTCGATACGGTCACAGACCCGCCCCCGTTCGCGCCGTTCCAGATCAGCGAGGTGGCCGTAGAGGGCCGCTACGTCTATCTGTATGTGCCCACTACACCACAGAGCCAGGCCGCCGGGCATGACCTCGTCACCTATCAGTTTGACCTGCTCGCTGGCGACTTTCCGGCGGCCTACAACTTTGAAGGCGACACCCGGCTGCCGGACGCTTGGGCGGTCGGCGATCATTTGGCTGCCAATCCCGAGTACAGCCGCGTAGAGACGGCGCACTACGCGACCTCGTTCGAGGACCGTTGGATACAGCGAGAGCTTCGGCTGGCGACGACTCCGGTGGAAGAACGTGCATCGGTTGCCTATGGCCCAGACCTCCTAGACCGGGTGAAATACGGCTCTCGCCCACACCTCATCGGGGAAAACGGCTGCGAGCGTTCCATCTTCAGCGCGAGCGCCCGGCGCGGTACGCTCGGCATCCAGAAGGACGGCCCTGTCCGCGCCCTCCGCTTTGCGCAAGGGTTCAACTCCGGCGGACACAACTACGTGCTCCACGAGCTCTACGAGCGTGTCGTCGTGCTTCGGATGGCACACCAGATGCACCGCACGCCAGGGGCCACCATGTTTTTCGACTATGCGCCGTCAACTGTGGGCATGACCTACTACAGCAACCTCCAGCCGACCGGCGTGAGTATCGACGGCCAGCCGGACCGGCTCCCGGGCAACCACTACGCGAACGACTACCTCACCTGGGACATGCTTATCGGACCGGAGGGGAGCCTCATTGGCACCTGGAAGGCCGATACGAATATTGACGACCTCTACCCGTATTCCTACTACGAGGACAACGTCACGCCTGAGGTGACGCAGTGCACGGGAGACGGCGGTGCGTACGCGTCGAGCGGTAACGTCTATTTCGTCGGCGAGCCTGACGACGGCTATCTCCCCTGGACAGACCCGCCGGATGTGCGCTCGATCGACACGGAGGGCGAGTTGCGATACCTACACCAGATCCGTCGGTTCGTGGCGGACGGGGTCCAGCGCACTAAGACGGAGGCAGATGCGGTCCGGGCCATGCTCACGGCACCCCCTATGCCAACCGTGGCGCTGGTCGATGCCGGGGGCAGCATTCCCGTGGAGCTGGCCCGCTTCGACAGCGTGATTGACGGCACCGATGTCGTGCTGACCTGGGTCACAGCCTCCGAGACCAACAACGCCGGGTTTGCTATCGAACGGGCGACGAACGAGTGGCTAGAGGCGGATGTGCCCGGTAGCTTCGAGGAGATCGCGTTCGTGACCGGGGCGGGCACAGCGTCCGTGCCTCACGCCTACGCCTGGCGCGACGAAACGCTGGCCCCTACCGCCTCGCACGCAACCTACCGGCTCCGCCAGATCGACTTCGACGGGGCCTTCGCGCTGTCCCCGGAAGTAGAGGTCACGCTGCCGGCTCCCTCCAGCCTTCACCTCGCGGCGCCGTATCCCAACCCGGTCACCGATGCCGCGACGCTGGCGTACGCGCTCGCTCGCGCTGGTCAGGTGCGTATCGACGTATTCGATGGACTCGGTCGGCTGGTCGCCACCCTCGCCGCTGAGCGGCGGGAAGCCGGGCGCCACCAGGTAACGTGGGAGCCCAACGAGCAGGTCGGCGGCATCTACCTGGTGCGGCTTTCAACGCCGACCGGGACGGCGGTGCAACGGCTCACGCTGCTCCGGTGA
- a CDS encoding L-lactate dehydrogenase, producing the protein MIQRRTVGLIGTGHVGMAAAYALFLQRLASDLVLVDLDRDKAEGEAMDLMHGQALVGRVTVRAGTYEDLADAQVIVVTAGASQKDPSETRLDLLRRNARIFESIVADLDKHAPKAILVIATNPVDVLTAVTIAQSSRASNRIFGTGTTLDSARFRALLGQHYHVDPRSVHGYILGEHGDSEVPIWSGVTIGTEPILNRTVLGRPWDRASMDALFDDARRAAYHIIERKGYTNTAIGTVIARLVRAVLTDERSVHPVSVPLDDAYGLGDVCLSIPCVVGIGGIEAHVPPTLSDDELAGLTNSAAVLQESLAELDM; encoded by the coding sequence ATGATTCAGCGCAGAACCGTCGGCCTCATCGGAACAGGCCACGTCGGCATGGCTGCGGCCTACGCCCTGTTCCTACAGCGGCTCGCCAGCGACCTTGTCCTCGTCGATCTCGATCGAGACAAGGCAGAGGGCGAGGCAATGGACCTCATGCACGGCCAAGCCCTAGTCGGCCGCGTGACCGTCCGCGCTGGCACCTACGAAGACCTCGCCGACGCGCAGGTCATCGTGGTGACAGCCGGTGCAAGTCAAAAGGACCCGTCCGAGACGCGCCTCGACCTGCTCCGGCGCAACGCTCGCATCTTCGAGTCGATCGTGGCGGACCTCGACAAGCACGCACCAAAGGCCATCTTGGTGATTGCGACCAATCCAGTCGACGTGCTGACGGCCGTGACGATTGCGCAGTCGAGCCGCGCGTCCAACCGCATCTTCGGGACTGGCACCACGCTCGATTCGGCCCGCTTCCGCGCGCTGCTCGGCCAGCACTACCACGTCGACCCGCGCTCGGTGCACGGCTACATCCTCGGCGAGCATGGCGACTCGGAGGTCCCGATCTGGAGCGGCGTCACCATCGGCACCGAGCCCATCCTCAACCGCACCGTGCTCGGCCGCCCCTGGGACCGCGCCTCCATGGACGCGCTCTTCGACGACGCCCGCCGCGCCGCCTACCACATCATCGAGCGGAAGGGCTACACGAACACCGCCATCGGGACCGTCATCGCGCGGCTCGTCCGGGCCGTCCTCACCGACGAGCGGAGCGTCCACCCCGTCAGCGTCCCGCTCGACGATGCCTATGGGCTGGGCGATGTGTGCCTGAGCATCCCGTGCGTCGTTGGGATCGGCGGCATCGAAGCGCACGTGCCGCCGACGCTGTCCGACGATGAGTTGGCTGGGCTCACGAATTCTGCGGCGGTGCTACAGGAGAGCCTCGCCGAACTGGACATGTAG